From Jiangella mangrovi:
GACCCGCAGCGACACCTCCGCACCCAGGATCACCCGGGACAGCACGTCGCGGCCGAGCTCGTCGGTGCCGAACCAGTGGTCGCCGCTCGGGCCCTGCAGCCGGTTGGACACGTCGGTCTCGGTGGCGTCGTACGGTGCGATCACTTCGCCGAGGAACGCGGTGACCACCAGGGCGACCAGGACGGCGGCCGCAGCGATCGCCGTCGGGCCCCGGAACAGCAGTTTGGCGGTTTCGGCCGCTCTCATCGCGCGCTCCGGTAGGTGATGCGCGGGTCCAGTCGCGCGTACGTGAGGTCCACCACCAGGTTGACCAGCAGGAAGATGAACGCGAACAGCAGCACGGCGCCCTGGAGCACCGGATAGTCGCGCGACTCGACCGCCTGGAAGGCCAGCTGCCCCAGCCCGGGCCAGGCGAACACGAACTCGACGACGACCACGCCGGACAGCAGGTAGGCCAGCTGGACACCGCCCACCGTCACCAGCGGGACCAGCGCGTTGCGCAGCACGTGCCAGGTCAGGACGTCGCGGGCGCGCATGCCCTTGGCCCGGGCGGTCCGCACGTGGTCCTGGCCGAGCGACTCCAGGACCGACGAGCGGACGAACCGGGTGAGGATCGCGCCGCTCGAGACGCCGGCGGTGATGGCCGGGAGGATCAGGTGCCGCGCCCAGTCGACGGGGTCCCCGGTGAGCGGCGTGTAGCCGCTCGAGGGGAGCCAGCCGAGGGTGCCGGCGAAGACCAGGATGAGCATGATGCCGAGCCAGAAGTCCGGCACGCTCAGCCCGGCCTGGCTGGAGAGGCTGGCGAACCAGTCGACCGGCTTGCGGGGACGCAGCGCCGACGCGGTGCCCAGCGGGATCGCGATGAGCAGGGCGACGACGATGGCCGCTCCGGCGAGGCTGAGCGTCGCCGGGACGCGCTCGAGGATCAGCGACAGCACCGTCTCGCCGGTGCGGAAGCTGACGCCGAAGTCGCCCGTGACGGCGCCGCCGATCCAGGTGAGGAACTGCAGCGGCACAGGGTCGTCGAGACCCGCCCGCTCGCGCAGGGCCGCGACCGTCTCGGGGTCGGCCTGCTGGCCCAGCGCGGCGCGGATCGGGTCGCCCGGCACCAGCTGCATGATCGCGAAGACCAGCACGCTGACGCCGAGCAGCACCGCGACCGACTGAGCCAGCCGCCGCAGCGCGTAGCGGGTCACTCCGGGAGCCTCACGGTCTCGAAGTTGATCGCCTTGTCCGGACGGATCTCGTAGCCCTCGAGGCCGGGGGCCCAGGCCTGCACGACGTCGGGGTTGTAGAGGTACAGGTAGCTGACGTCGTCGACGATGAGCTCCGCCGCCTGGTCGTAGAGCGCCTTGCGGGCGTCCTGGTCGGTCTCGGCGGCCGCTTGGGTGAGCAGGTCGTCGACCTCGGGGTTGCAGTAGCCCTGGAAGTTCGACGTCCCCTCGCAGACGTGCTGCGCGTGGTAGAAGCCGAACGGGTCCAGGTTGCCCAGCCAGCCCAGCAGGAACGCGTCGTAGTCGCCGGCGGCCTGGCGGTCCAGCCAGGTCGCGAACGTCTCCTGCTCGATCCCGACCTCGACACCGACCTCGGCCAGCTGCGCCTGGATGACCTGCGCGGCCTGGACGGTCTCGGGGTACTCGTCGGTGACCATGAGGCCCATGGGCTGGGGGCTGGCGGTGCTGTTGGCCCCGATGAGGTCGGTCGCCTGGTCGGGGTCGTGCTCGAAGGGCGCGTACTCGTGGTACCAGAGGCTCTGCTCGGGGATGGCGCTCTGGTTCGTGGTGGCGGCGCCGAACCGGGCCGCCTCCGTCACCTCGTCGCGGTCGATGCCGAACGCGACGCCGCGGCGGAAGTCGCGGTTGTCGAACGGCGGCCTGGCCTCGTTCATGGCGAGGTACCAGTAGTCGACGCTGGGGGTGACGCCGAGCTCGACCTCCTCGTCGTCCTCGAGGCCCTCGATGTCCTGGGGCGGGACGTTGTCGGTCCAGTGGACGTCGCCGGAGCGCAGGGCGGTGAGCGCGGCGGCCGGCTCGCTCACGTACTGGAACTCGACGCCGTCGACGATGGCCGGGTCGCCCCAGTAGTCGTCGTAGCGGGCCAGCGTGACGCCGCCGGCGCCGGCGTCCTCGAGGGTGAACGGGCCGGTGCCGATGGCCGTGGTGGCGAGGTCGGTGGCCTCGGCGGCGCCCTCGGGGATGATCGACATGCCCTTGAAGCCGCCGATGTTGTCCAGCAGGGCCGGGGTCGGCGTGCTGAGGGTGATCGTCACCGTCCGCGGGTCTGTTGCTTGGATGTCTGCCACGCTGGCGAAGCGGTAGGCGTTGGCCAGCTGCTCGTCGATGATCCGGTTGAACGAGTAGACGACGTCCGCGGAGTCGA
This genomic window contains:
- a CDS encoding ABC transporter permease subunit; the protein is MTRYALRRLAQSVAVLLGVSVLVFAIMQLVPGDPIRAALGQQADPETVAALRERAGLDDPVPLQFLTWIGGAVTGDFGVSFRTGETVLSLILERVPATLSLAGAAIVVALLIAIPLGTASALRPRKPVDWFASLSSQAGLSVPDFWLGIMLILVFAGTLGWLPSSGYTPLTGDPVDWARHLILPAITAGVSSGAILTRFVRSSVLESLGQDHVRTARAKGMRARDVLTWHVLRNALVPLVTVGGVQLAYLLSGVVVVEFVFAWPGLGQLAFQAVESRDYPVLQGAVLLFAFIFLLVNLVVDLTYARLDPRITYRSAR
- a CDS encoding ABC transporter substrate-binding protein, whose translation is MNRGKVRGHAVALAVIALVSAGCGGGDDVDLDDPAGSGDPDGSNLDQDDPDGQGGTLVAAISAQPDQFDPHKTQAYASFQILENVYDTLVVPDAEGEFQPSLATEWTTSEDGLTWTFTLRDGVTFHDGSAFDSADVVYSFNRIIDEQLANAYRFASVADIQATDPRTVTITLSTPTPALLDNIGGFKGMSIIPEGAAEATDLATTAIGTGPFTLEDAGAGGVTLARYDDYWGDPAIVDGVEFQYVSEPAAALTALRSGDVHWTDNVPPQDIEGLEDDEEVELGVTPSVDYWYLAMNEARPPFDNRDFRRGVAFGIDRDEVTEAARFGAATTNQSAIPEQSLWYHEYAPFEHDPDQATDLIGANSTASPQPMGLMVTDEYPETVQAAQVIQAQLAEVGVEVGIEQETFATWLDRQAAGDYDAFLLGWLGNLDPFGFYHAQHVCEGTSNFQGYCNPEVDDLLTQAAAETDQDARKALYDQAAELIVDDVSYLYLYNPDVVQAWAPGLEGYEIRPDKAINFETVRLPE